A region from the Coffea eugenioides isolate CCC68of chromosome 9, Ceug_1.0, whole genome shotgun sequence genome encodes:
- the LOC113782185 gene encoding putative pentatricopeptide repeat-containing protein At1g12700, mitochondrial, whose product MKINGRNIGAHSVKRSSMSSVNRNAGGISEHFPPRPLPVSLPFSCISGNFGFFLAHFHSARRIKSQNKGLFKSGFADSIHNLDDAVGLYKQMVRMRPLPSVIDFAQLLGRVVKMKQYSAAISIYKDMCFLGGIPINDYTMNMVINCYCLLDRTDCGFSVLGSFLKHGYLPDVCLFTTLLKGLFGQGKVLEAQELFRKIICGKLCQPNDKMFGTVIDGLCKVGNTRAAIEFLRIMERGKCKPNTIVYNTIIDSLCKDRMVDEALALFSEMIDKGIPPNVITCSCLIQGLCNNGRWKNAENIWNRMVDYNISPNVYTYNVVVDALCKEGMIEEAEKVIHTMIQQGKSADMVTYNSLLDGYCLIGQIPGAKRVFDLMNDGGVAPGIQSYTILINGFFKQKKVDEAMHLFRQIQCKGLKPSVATYNIVLQGLFREGKCATAKRVFNEMPAASLNPNFYTYCVILEGFTKNANMNEALLLLERMDSDRVDLDITMFNIIINGYCKKGMLDLAQDIFQSLPNKGLHPNVVTYNTMIKGLCEAGKLKEAKEFLVKMKDDNCSPNARTYNIIVRGCLKCGEYFEAQMLLQELFARGFSPDLSTVSIIVDLVSSEGNNSMLLDMVLKVAPYTPG is encoded by the coding sequence ATGAAGATTAACGGGAGAAATATTGGTGCCCATTCCGTTAAGAGATCATCCATGTCATCTGTCAATCGCAATGCTGGAGGTATTTCTGAGCATTTCCCTCCAAGGCCACTTCCTGTTTCATTACCCTTTTCTTGTATCAGCGGcaattttggtttttttttggcCCATTTTCATTCTGCTAGGAGAATTAAGTCTCAGAATAAGGGACTATTTAAATCTGGGTTTGCTGATAGTATTCACAATCTTGATGATGCCGTGGGTTTGTATAAGCAAATGGTCCGGATGAGGCCTCTGCCTTCTGTTATTGATTTCGCCCAATTGCTTGGCCGTGTGGTCAAGATGAAGCAATATTCTGCTGCTATTTCGATTTACAAAGATATGTGCTTCTTGGGTGGTATTCCTATTAATGACTATACCATGAATATGGTCATTAATTGTTACTGCCTCTTAGATAGGACTGATTGTGGTTTTTCTGTTCTGGGATCCTTCCTCAAGCACGGTTATTTGCCTGACGTTTGCCTTTTCACCACTTTACTCAAAGGGCTATTTGGACAAGGTAAGGTTCTTGAGGCACAAGAGTTATTCAGGAAGATAATATGTGGAAAACTATGTCAACCCAATGATAAAATGTTTGGGACTGTAATAGATGGGCTGTGCAAGGTGGGGAACACTCGTGCAGCCATTGAATTTTTGAGGATAATGGAAAGAGGAAAGTGCAAGCCCAATACTATCGTGTATAACACCATCATTGACAGCTTATGCAAGGATAGGATGGTGGATGAAGCTCTTGCCCTTTTCTCTGAGATGATTGATAAGGGCATTCCCCCAAACGTCATCACTTGTAGTTGTTTGATTCAAGGGTTGTGTAATAATGGTAGATGGAAAAATGCTGAAAACATCTGGAATAGGATGGTTGATTATAATATTTCTCCTAATGTTTATACATATAACGTCGTGGTTGATGCGCTTTGTAAGGAAGGAATGATCGAAGAAGCCGAGAAGGTAATTCATACCATGATTCAACAGGGCAAGAGTGCTGATATGGTCACCTATAATTCACTGTTGGATGGCTACTGTCTAATAGGCCAGATTCCTGGTGCAAAAAGAGTTTTTGATCTGATGAATGATGGAGGAGTAGCTCCTGGTATTCAAAGCTATACTATTTTAATCAACGGATTTTTCAAGCAAAAGAAAGTGGATGAAGCTATGCATCTCTTTAGACAGATTCAATGTAAAGGATTGAAACCTTCAGTTGCTACTTATAACATTGTCCTGCAGGGCTTATTTAGGGAGGGAAAGTGTGCTACTGCAAAACGAGTTTTCAATGAGATGCCAGCTGCTTCACTAAATCCTAatttttacacttattgtgTCATTTTGGAAGGTTTCACGAAGAATGCAAATATGAATGAAGCATTGTTATTATTAGAGAGGATGGACTCTGACCGGGTAGACCTTGACATTACCATGTTCAATATCATCATTAATGGGTATTGCAAGAAGGGGATGCTTGATCTTGCACAAGACATTTTTCAAAGTCTTCCTAATAAAGGATTGCATCCTAATGTTGTGACATACAATACAATGATAAAAGGACTTTGTGAAGCAGGAAAGCTGAAAGAAGCTAAAGAGTTTCTTGTGAAAATGAAAGATGATAACTGTTCGCCAAATGCCCGTACTTACAATATCATCGTCCGTGGATGTCTTAAATGCGGTGAATATTTTGAGGCACAAATGCTTCTTCAGGAATTGTTTGCAAGAGGGTTTTCTCCTGATTTATCTACTGTTTCAATAATTGTTGATTTAGTTTCTAGTGAAGGGAACAATTCTATGCTGCTTGATATGGTTTTAAAGGTTGCTCCCTACACCCCTGGGTGA
- the LOC113782186 gene encoding uncharacterized protein LOC113782186, with product MSIENSFGSSPTETSAIKFTGKNYAAWEFQFGMFLKGKELCGHIDGTSPAPKNEKELGQWELGRCGVFCNAYIIKIILHDDFSLNMRLVPSVKVPKEVTRGGLLNRNPVPSLDVCLGELLREEQRLATQSVLSASGGTSEVVNVAYAAQGRNKGKGSMQCYSCKELGHIARNCGKKFCNFCKQNGHIIKDCPTRPENRRAQAFHVAVPDPTVIGPTLTTTSTNQAVITPEMVQQMILTAFSALGLQGQGSDVGEGDRKGA from the exons ATGTCTATTGAGAATTCTTTTGGAAGCTCCCCTACAGAGACTTCGGCTATCAAATTTACAGGAAAGAATTATGCGGCCTGGGAATTTCAATTCGGAATGTTTCTGAAAGGGAAGGAGCTTTGTGGTCACATTGATGGGACTTCTCCTGCTCCCAAAAATGAGAAAGAACTTGGTCAATGGGAG CTAGGGAGATGTGGGGTTTTCTGCAATgcatatatcatcaaaataataCTGCACGACGATTTCAGCTTGAACATGAGATTAGTACCTTCAGTCAAG GTACCTAAGGAGGTTACTCGGGGTGGATTGCTGAATAGAAATCCGGTTCCTTCTTTGGATGTTTGTCTTGGTGAATTATTACGGGAAGAACAGCGATTGGCTACACAATCTGTTCTAAGTGCATCTGGAGGGACATCAGAAGTTGTCAATGTTGCTTATGCTGCACAAGGGAGGAATAAAGGAAAGGGATCAATGCAGTGCTACAGCTGCAAGGAGCTTGGACATATTGCTCGCAACTGTGGTAAGAAATTTTGTAATTTCTGTAAACAGAATGGACATATTATCAAGGACTGTCCTACACGACCAGAAAACAGGCGAGCTCAAGCTTTTCACGTTGCAGTTCCAGATCCTACTGTTATTGGTCCTACACTTACAACCACAAGCACCAATCAGGCTGTTATTACTCCAGAAATGGTCCAACAGATGATTCTCACAGCATTTTCTGCCCTTGGGCTTCAGGGCCAAG GATCAGATGTCGGGGAAGGTGATCGCAAGGGGGCCTAA